One Edaphobacter bradus DNA window includes the following coding sequences:
- a CDS encoding sensor histidine kinase, whose translation MAASENRRKLLSIALGTCLLVVFAALATLNAFNKRFLDPDTTGEIFVYTGLSVVAFLLFVAVLVLLVRNVLKLYADQRSRVMGTRLRTRMLWGAVLVSLLPLAFMFAFSYLLMNRAVDRWFSQPVTEMRDSSNRMAFELSRYTAANARAEAESIAMSFPDFGGAAGPVTQKDRNRIEAVLRQHEITLQGGFAAVYQDRGEVASFQMPRRDGTKTQVKSWLPEANSGEDSEGAAAPAHDNRVVGEPTDAAILTTAQRSDEPVFSVGDTDYALGLATAKPGVTVVVGVPMPRGMAETMTNLRKAADAYWTLFRSRRQLRNLYMLLLLMMTGLALFSTSWLALHLSKQVTKPVESLADAMEAIAAGDYGHRVKESATEELGELVRSFNHMAADLEGSRRAVEASTVQLSAANTALEARRSELETMLETIPNGVATLDQNRRIILANRALGEMLDPGGQRPFLGLMMEVAFPVELAEVLDRLIGRSHRMGSASSEIEMTSGSDRFGGTLNLLATVALLETPASNEGMRREHRGYVIVLENATELLRAQKQSAWKEVARRVAHEIKNPLTPIGLSAEQIRRHIDRLSETLGFHQIESPSPVVIRRCSEVISSSVETMRALVDQFSALAEFPTARPRPADLNTIAENSLAMFAGRLQNIRIVRKMATNLPLVMADPEALKRALGNLIDNAAEAMQNSLLRELRIETSLLDNGMVELTVADTGSGLTDAMKERLFLPYFSTKQRGTGLGLAIAAKIVQEHQGTIRAEKNVPAGAKFIIELRPASAMDSDSEAGAVGMSASDGGGVA comes from the coding sequence AGTTGCTGAGCATTGCGTTGGGAACTTGCCTGCTTGTGGTGTTCGCCGCTCTCGCCACGCTGAACGCTTTCAATAAGCGGTTTCTGGATCCGGATACGACGGGAGAGATCTTCGTCTACACGGGTCTTTCGGTCGTAGCGTTTCTGCTGTTTGTAGCCGTGCTGGTTCTGCTGGTCCGCAATGTGCTGAAGCTGTATGCGGACCAGCGCAGCCGGGTGATGGGGACGCGGCTGCGGACGAGGATGCTGTGGGGAGCGGTGCTGGTGAGCCTGCTGCCGCTGGCGTTTATGTTCGCCTTCAGCTACCTGTTGATGAATCGCGCCGTGGACCGGTGGTTCTCGCAGCCGGTGACGGAGATGCGCGACTCAAGCAACCGGATGGCGTTTGAGCTCTCCCGCTATACGGCGGCGAACGCGCGGGCAGAGGCCGAGTCGATCGCGATGAGTTTTCCGGACTTCGGCGGCGCTGCCGGGCCGGTGACACAGAAAGACCGGAACCGGATCGAGGCGGTTCTGCGCCAGCATGAGATTACTTTGCAGGGGGGATTCGCGGCGGTCTACCAGGACCGCGGCGAGGTGGCGTCGTTTCAGATGCCGCGGCGCGATGGCACGAAGACGCAGGTGAAGAGCTGGCTGCCGGAGGCGAACTCCGGCGAGGACAGCGAAGGGGCGGCCGCACCTGCCCATGACAATCGAGTGGTGGGCGAGCCGACTGACGCTGCGATTCTGACGACGGCGCAACGCTCGGACGAACCGGTGTTCAGCGTGGGCGATACAGATTATGCGCTGGGCCTGGCGACAGCGAAGCCTGGGGTTACGGTCGTGGTTGGCGTGCCGATGCCGCGCGGCATGGCAGAGACGATGACCAATCTGCGCAAAGCGGCGGACGCTTACTGGACGCTGTTTCGCAGCCGGCGGCAGCTGAGAAATCTGTACATGCTCCTGCTGCTGATGATGACGGGCCTGGCGCTGTTTTCGACCAGCTGGCTGGCGCTGCATCTCTCCAAGCAGGTGACGAAGCCGGTGGAGTCGCTGGCCGATGCAATGGAGGCGATTGCGGCGGGAGACTATGGGCATCGCGTGAAGGAGAGCGCGACGGAGGAACTGGGCGAGCTGGTGCGCAGCTTCAACCACATGGCGGCGGACCTTGAGGGGAGCCGGCGCGCGGTGGAAGCGTCAACGGTGCAGTTGAGCGCGGCGAATACGGCACTGGAGGCCCGGCGGAGCGAGCTAGAGACGATGCTGGAGACGATTCCGAATGGCGTGGCGACGCTGGACCAGAATCGGCGGATCATTCTGGCGAATCGCGCGCTGGGCGAGATGCTCGATCCGGGAGGGCAGCGGCCGTTTCTGGGGCTGATGATGGAAGTGGCGTTCCCGGTGGAGCTTGCCGAGGTGTTGGACCGGCTGATCGGGCGCAGTCACAGGATGGGCTCGGCTTCGAGCGAGATCGAGATGACGAGCGGCAGCGACCGCTTTGGCGGGACGTTGAATCTGCTGGCGACGGTGGCGCTGCTTGAGACTCCGGCGAGCAACGAAGGCATGCGCCGCGAGCACAGGGGATACGTGATTGTGCTGGAGAACGCGACGGAGCTGCTGCGGGCTCAGAAACAGTCGGCGTGGAAGGAAGTGGCGCGCAGGGTTGCGCACGAGATCAAGAATCCGCTGACGCCGATCGGGTTGAGCGCGGAGCAGATTCGGCGGCATATCGACCGGCTGAGCGAGACCCTGGGATTTCATCAGATTGAGTCGCCTTCGCCGGTGGTGATCCGGCGCTGCAGCGAGGTGATCAGCTCGTCGGTGGAGACGATGCGCGCGTTGGTGGACCAGTTCTCGGCGCTGGCGGAGTTTCCGACGGCACGGCCGCGGCCCGCAGATTTGAACACGATTGCGGAGAACTCGCTGGCGATGTTCGCGGGCAGGCTTCAGAACATTCGCATCGTGCGGAAGATGGCGACGAACCTGCCGCTGGTGATGGCCGATCCGGAGGCGCTGAAGCGCGCGCTTGGCAACCTGATCGACAACGCCGCGGAGGCGATGCAGAACAGCCTGCTACGTGAACTGCGAATCGAGACGTCCCTGCTGGACAATGGCATGGTGGAGCTGACGGTTGCAGATACAGGCTCGGGGCTGACCGATGCAATGAAGGAGCGGCTGTTTCTGCCGTACTTCTCGACGAAGCAGCGAGGCACCGGGCTGGGGCTGGCGATTGCGGCGAAGATCGTTCAGGAGCACCAGGGGACGATTCGCGCGGAGAAGAATGTTCCGGCAGGAGCGAAGTTCATCATCGAGCTGCGCCCGGCGAGCGCGATGGACAGTGATTCGGAAGCGGGCGCGGTGGGCATGAGTGCGAGTGATGGCGGAGGGGTGGCTTGA
- a CDS encoding sigma-54-dependent transcriptional regulator, translated as MNHVLIVDDEAEIRESLEGILREEGYIVTTSATATEALELVRDAAYDVVLLDIWLPDRDGLETLGEIRAMDTANAPEVVIISGHGTIESAVRATKLGAYDFLEKPLSLDRTLIVLKNAMKARQMREDNQELMRQLAVKGTVTGQSVAMKALRQQIKLMAPTNGRVLIFGESGTGKELIGRAMHAASLRKERPFVELNCAAIPEDYIESELFGYRHGAAPSGANAPNEKRGTFERADGGTLFLDEVGDMSLKTQAKVLRTLDEQRILPVGATHPIHVDVRVIAATNKDLEEEIGRGNFREDLFYRLNVIPFYVPPLRDRKEDIPLLVKEFLAEFGQQYGRPHVEMTEDALSALRQYHWPGNVRELRNLVERVLILNPKVHRIERKHLPMLVYRGPKLTESGKINTKTEEFSSLVEAREAYERDFILKKLDEVHGNVSRAAEGLGLERSHLYRKMKALGVTVKE; from the coding sequence TTGAATCATGTACTGATCGTCGATGACGAGGCGGAGATCCGCGAGTCTCTGGAAGGGATTCTGCGCGAGGAAGGGTACATCGTCACCACGAGCGCGACGGCGACTGAGGCGCTGGAACTGGTGCGCGATGCAGCTTACGACGTCGTTCTGCTGGATATCTGGCTGCCGGACCGCGATGGACTGGAGACGCTGGGAGAGATTCGCGCGATGGATACCGCGAATGCGCCCGAGGTCGTGATCATCAGCGGGCACGGCACGATTGAGTCCGCGGTGCGGGCGACGAAGCTGGGCGCGTATGACTTTCTGGAGAAGCCGCTGTCGCTCGATCGCACGCTGATTGTGCTGAAGAACGCGATGAAGGCGCGGCAGATGCGCGAGGACAACCAGGAGTTGATGCGTCAGCTCGCGGTTAAGGGAACCGTGACGGGACAGAGCGTAGCGATGAAGGCGCTCAGGCAGCAGATCAAGCTGATGGCTCCGACGAACGGGCGCGTGCTGATCTTCGGAGAGAGCGGGACGGGCAAGGAGCTGATCGGGCGCGCGATGCATGCGGCGAGCCTGCGCAAGGAGCGGCCGTTTGTAGAGTTGAACTGCGCTGCGATTCCCGAGGACTATATCGAGAGCGAGCTGTTTGGGTACCGGCATGGGGCTGCGCCTTCCGGGGCCAATGCGCCTAACGAGAAGCGTGGGACGTTTGAGCGGGCCGATGGCGGGACTTTGTTTCTGGATGAAGTGGGTGACATGAGCCTGAAGACGCAGGCGAAGGTCTTGCGCACTCTGGATGAGCAGAGGATTCTTCCGGTAGGCGCGACCCATCCGATTCATGTGGATGTGCGGGTGATCGCGGCTACGAACAAGGATCTGGAGGAGGAGATCGGGCGCGGGAACTTTCGCGAAGACCTCTTCTACCGGCTGAATGTGATTCCGTTTTACGTTCCTCCGCTGCGCGATCGCAAGGAAGACATTCCGCTGTTGGTGAAAGAGTTTCTGGCGGAGTTTGGCCAGCAGTATGGGCGGCCGCATGTGGAGATGACAGAGGACGCTCTGAGTGCGCTCAGGCAATACCACTGGCCGGGCAATGTTCGCGAACTGCGCAACCTGGTGGAGCGGGTGTTGATTCTGAACCCAAAGGTGCACCGCATCGAGCGCAAGCACCTGCCGATGCTGGTGTATCGGGGGCCGAAGCTGACGGAGTCGGGAAAGATCAACACGAAGACCGAGGAGTTCTCAAGCCTGGTCGAGGCTCGTGAGGCTTACGAGCGGGATTTTATTCTGAAGAAGCTGGATGAGGTCCACGGGAATGTGAGCCGCGCGGCGGAAGGGCTTGGGCTGGAGCGGAGCCATCTTTACCGGAAGATGAAGGCACTGGGTGTGACGGTGAAGGAGTAG
- a CDS encoding GNAT family N-acetyltransferase — protein sequence MPVSQDDICTSRLVLIAVTPELIRYEQTDQRRLAEQIRSTIPESWPPPYWETHVFDYMLSQFEHFPDQLGWPRYIVLNHLDGTRILVGSCGAHSHTDPPVECEIGYSLLPAFEGQGIATEAIKALIEFLRQDPRITSITADTIPSLPGSIRVMEKCGLTFDGPGHETGTVRYRLRLLP from the coding sequence ATGCCCGTCTCCCAGGACGACATCTGCACGTCGCGCCTCGTGCTCATCGCCGTCACCCCCGAACTCATCAGATACGAACAAACCGACCAACGCCGCCTCGCAGAACAGATTCGCTCCACCATCCCCGAGAGCTGGCCGCCTCCCTACTGGGAGACCCACGTCTTCGACTACATGCTCTCCCAGTTCGAGCACTTTCCCGATCAGCTCGGCTGGCCGCGTTACATCGTCCTCAACCATCTCGACGGAACGCGCATCCTCGTCGGCAGCTGTGGAGCCCACTCGCATACCGACCCTCCCGTCGAGTGCGAGATCGGCTACTCCCTGCTCCCAGCCTTCGAAGGACAAGGCATCGCCACCGAAGCAATCAAAGCCTTGATCGAATTCCTTCGCCAGGACCCGCGCATCACCAGCATCACCGCCGATACCATTCCATCCCTGCCCGGCTCCATCCGCGTCATGGAAAAGTGCGGCCTCACCTTCGACGGTCCCGGGCACGAGACAGGAACCGTCCGCTACCGCCTGCGGCTTCTACCCTGA
- the era gene encoding GTPase Era, translated as MSFRSGFVSIIGRPNAGKSTLLNALLGQKLAIVTHKPQTTRTRIQGVLELPLRKKTKTDPGHPAAQIVLVDTPGVHKPTSQLDRRMMQEVHDALESRDAVLFIVDATHRLPSPSGKESNAHAASRRALSSAEDDFALALVKKLDCPVILVLNKIDAVPKADLLPLIAHWSSLHTFADVIPISARKKEGLELLLDKTVAHLQEGQRYFPKHQLTDQPERFLVAELIREKILLLTGEEVPYATAVVIEKYEEPASLKKTRDGKLPVTKISAAIFCERTGQKAILIGKGGEMLKRIGTASRKEIESLLGTRVFLELFVKVQQDWRSSHTFVEDLDWRRQLEEIAARQTDEKQ; from the coding sequence ATGTCTTTCCGCTCTGGCTTCGTCTCCATCATCGGCCGGCCCAACGCCGGCAAATCCACGCTCCTGAACGCCCTCCTCGGGCAGAAGCTCGCCATCGTCACCCACAAGCCCCAGACGACGCGAACCCGCATCCAGGGAGTCCTCGAACTTCCTCTGCGCAAGAAGACGAAGACCGACCCCGGCCATCCCGCCGCGCAGATCGTCCTCGTCGATACCCCCGGCGTCCACAAGCCCACCTCTCAGCTCGACCGCCGCATGATGCAGGAGGTCCACGACGCCCTCGAGTCCCGCGACGCCGTCCTCTTCATCGTCGACGCCACCCACCGCCTTCCCTCGCCGTCCGGCAAGGAGAGCAACGCCCACGCCGCCTCGCGCCGCGCCCTCTCCTCCGCCGAGGACGACTTCGCCCTCGCGCTCGTCAAAAAGCTCGACTGCCCAGTCATCCTCGTCCTCAACAAGATCGACGCTGTCCCCAAAGCTGACCTCCTCCCTCTCATCGCACACTGGTCCTCACTCCACACCTTCGCCGACGTGATCCCCATCTCTGCCCGCAAGAAAGAGGGCCTGGAGCTTCTGCTCGACAAGACCGTCGCGCACCTCCAAGAGGGCCAGCGATACTTCCCCAAGCACCAGCTCACCGACCAGCCCGAGCGCTTCCTCGTCGCCGAGCTCATCCGCGAGAAGATCCTCCTCCTCACCGGCGAAGAGGTCCCCTACGCCACCGCCGTCGTCATCGAAAAGTACGAAGAGCCTGCCTCGCTGAAGAAGACCAGGGACGGCAAGCTCCCCGTCACGAAAATCTCCGCAGCCATCTTCTGCGAGCGCACCGGACAAAAGGCGATTCTGATTGGCAAAGGCGGCGAGATGCTCAAGCGCATCGGCACTGCCTCCCGCAAGGAGATCGAGTCCCTCCTCGGGACTCGCGTCTTCCTCGAGCTCTTCGTCAAAGTCCAGCAGGACTGGCGAAGCTCCCACACCTTCGTCGAAGACCTCGACTGGCGCCGCCAGCTCGAAGAAATCGCCGCCCGCCAGACGGACGAGAAGCAATAA
- the mreC gene encoding rod shape-determining protein MreC, translating to MESFFTRYKNVLVLVVVLLVQTIALAIQVKRPVESGAPDGNNVTLLRHWVVAVMTPAERFFHGIGHGVRGGWSNYVDLRRTRQQNRELTDEVARLRLEEAELAEDAMQGHRLQSLLSFQHHYVASTVAAQVIGSSGSDMSRVLYLDKGAKDGLKPDQAVITPDGIVGKLRDVFPRTAQVLLINDSTSGAGVLLETTRIRGILRGSLGGAIQINNLTADARIKPGEQVLTSGGDQVFPRGLRVGTIESITPDPDHQPYTLIRVKPAVNLFQLEEVLVITGTQPDLPAESQKDLAQGLKTAQEQAAAKTAADEAAAEAAARTTASQIVAERLPSLNNGQDANVAKTPAGATPGGTVPKPRPTLHPDRYTPGATPPASSLTPGGATPAPPAPTVHDEEPSSQRKPQPQPANQDN from the coding sequence ATGGAATCCTTCTTTACGCGGTACAAGAACGTGTTGGTGCTGGTGGTTGTGCTGCTGGTGCAGACGATCGCGCTCGCCATTCAGGTGAAGCGGCCGGTGGAGTCTGGCGCGCCTGACGGCAACAATGTGACGCTGCTGCGGCACTGGGTCGTGGCGGTGATGACGCCTGCTGAGCGCTTTTTTCATGGGATAGGACATGGCGTACGCGGAGGATGGTCGAACTATGTGGACCTGCGGCGCACGCGGCAGCAGAACCGCGAGCTGACGGACGAAGTGGCGCGACTGCGGCTGGAGGAGGCAGAGCTGGCCGAGGACGCCATGCAAGGCCATAGACTGCAGTCGCTGCTGAGCTTCCAGCATCACTACGTGGCGTCGACTGTTGCGGCGCAGGTGATCGGGAGCAGCGGCTCGGATATGTCGCGGGTGCTGTATCTCGACAAGGGAGCGAAGGACGGACTGAAGCCGGACCAGGCAGTGATTACTCCGGATGGGATTGTGGGTAAGCTGCGGGATGTGTTTCCTCGGACCGCGCAGGTGCTGCTGATCAACGATTCCACATCGGGGGCGGGAGTACTGCTGGAGACGACGCGCATCCGGGGGATTCTGCGCGGTAGTCTCGGCGGGGCGATCCAGATCAACAACCTGACGGCGGATGCGCGGATCAAGCCGGGCGAGCAAGTGCTGACGTCGGGAGGCGATCAGGTGTTTCCGCGGGGGCTGCGAGTCGGGACCATCGAGTCGATTACGCCGGACCCGGATCATCAGCCGTATACGCTGATTCGCGTGAAGCCGGCAGTGAACCTCTTTCAACTGGAGGAGGTTCTGGTGATTACGGGAACACAGCCCGATCTTCCGGCGGAGTCGCAGAAGGACCTCGCACAGGGGCTTAAGACCGCGCAGGAGCAGGCCGCGGCCAAGACGGCTGCCGATGAAGCCGCGGCGGAGGCGGCGGCACGTACGACCGCGTCGCAGATCGTCGCAGAGCGGCTGCCGAGTCTGAACAACGGCCAGGATGCTAACGTCGCCAAGACGCCCGCAGGGGCAACTCCCGGAGGGACGGTTCCAAAGCCGCGGCCTACACTGCATCCGGACCGTTACACGCCTGGGGCGACGCCGCCTGCGTCTTCGCTCACTCCCGGCGGGGCGACCCCGGCTCCTCCCGCGCCGACAGTACACGACGAGGAACCCTCCTCGCAACGCAAGCCGCAGCCACAACCGGCGAACCAGGATAATTAG
- the mreD gene encoding rod shape-determining protein MreD → MPSLSYTSRRELEEHSFPPAVTLLVPVAAILLQVLITKLSWRMGIVDLPLLVAIFFAVSRRNPMAGTLTGMLIGLLQDALTAQPIGVNGMAKSVIGYIAASIGVQVDVENLTTRVLINFGFSLLNSVLLFLINRRLLDNADFHLLWLHELLRALVNTLVAVPLFLLLDRTRRID, encoded by the coding sequence ATGCCCAGCCTCAGCTATACGTCACGCAGAGAACTCGAGGAGCACAGCTTCCCGCCAGCGGTCACGCTGCTGGTTCCGGTGGCAGCGATTCTGCTGCAGGTACTGATTACGAAGCTCTCGTGGCGGATGGGGATCGTCGATCTTCCGCTGCTGGTGGCAATCTTCTTTGCGGTCTCTCGGCGCAACCCGATGGCCGGGACGCTGACGGGGATGCTGATCGGGTTGTTGCAGGATGCGCTGACCGCTCAGCCGATTGGCGTGAACGGAATGGCGAAGTCGGTGATCGGGTACATCGCGGCGAGCATCGGCGTGCAGGTGGATGTGGAGAACCTGACGACCCGGGTGCTGATCAACTTTGGATTTTCGCTTCTGAACAGCGTGCTGTTGTTTCTGATCAACCGCCGGTTGCTGGACAACGCGGACTTTCACCTCCTCTGGCTGCATGAGTTGCTCCGCGCGCTGGTGAATACGCTGGTCGCGGTGCCGTTATTTTTGCTGCTGGATCGAACAAGGCGCATTGACTAA
- the mrdA gene encoding penicillin-binding protein 2, translated as MELAPQYEEQVGANGKAEKLPANKLNAAQYLVALVLVVLSAGLWRLQVLGADNFRALAEANRVRKVPVLAPRGRLFDREGRLLVDNYPSVSCFLLREQVKDLNADLPLISQGLHIPEEQILAALRHYQSAPKYQPIPLKQDITPDEQAFIAAHTSELPELETLDEQRRLYPRDGFAAHLIGYVGEISEDDLNKPKYAFYQPGDVVGKSGVEETYDALLRGVDGSRDVIVNSHGKEIGHLGQTLAQPGQDLKLTIDLDVQMAAEKAMEGKTGAMVALDPHTGEILALVSRPTFDPNQFSVRVSKSYWNEIINNPDHPLLDKAIQAQLAPGSTFKIIMSYAGLQENAAQDMHVMCSGGASFYGHFFACDKRHGMVDIEHAIPWSCDTFYYTLANKLGIDTISKYATDLGLSQRTGVDLPDEVTGTMPSTAWKMKNFHEKWYAGEVISVGIGQGAVAVTPIQLARAIGGIASGGALRRPHLVFPDEVPAEELQAVHETFPGSGDKTVQLSTANWQLITDAMAQTTISGTAAPAHLEGIDFAGKTGTAQVVSHSAGMTSLGTGKERANAWFVGMAPRRNPDIVVAVLWEHGGWGAGSAPVAAQVINAFVEKQRKRANNLRIAETPTVTQTATAEPTPAPQKDTTN; from the coding sequence ATGGAACTGGCTCCCCAATACGAAGAGCAGGTTGGAGCGAACGGCAAGGCCGAGAAGCTTCCTGCGAACAAGCTGAACGCGGCGCAGTACCTGGTGGCGCTGGTGCTGGTGGTGTTGAGCGCCGGGCTGTGGCGGCTGCAGGTGCTGGGAGCGGACAACTTTCGCGCGCTGGCTGAGGCGAACCGCGTCCGCAAGGTCCCGGTACTGGCTCCGCGGGGGAGGCTGTTTGACCGCGAGGGGCGGCTGCTGGTGGACAACTATCCTTCGGTCTCGTGCTTTCTGCTGCGGGAGCAGGTGAAGGACCTGAACGCGGACCTGCCGCTGATTTCGCAGGGGTTGCACATTCCGGAGGAACAGATTCTGGCAGCACTGCGGCACTACCAGAGCGCGCCGAAGTATCAGCCGATTCCGCTGAAGCAGGACATCACGCCGGACGAGCAGGCGTTCATTGCGGCGCACACGTCGGAGCTTCCGGAGCTGGAGACGCTGGATGAGCAGCGGCGGCTGTATCCGCGAGACGGCTTTGCGGCTCACCTGATCGGATATGTGGGTGAGATCTCCGAGGACGACCTGAACAAGCCGAAGTATGCCTTCTACCAGCCCGGCGATGTGGTGGGGAAGTCGGGCGTGGAGGAGACCTACGACGCTCTGCTGCGCGGGGTCGATGGCAGCCGCGATGTGATCGTGAACTCGCACGGCAAGGAGATCGGACACCTGGGGCAGACGCTGGCCCAGCCCGGGCAGGACCTGAAGCTGACGATCGACCTCGATGTCCAGATGGCGGCCGAGAAGGCGATGGAGGGCAAGACCGGGGCGATGGTGGCGCTCGATCCGCACACGGGGGAGATTCTGGCGCTGGTGTCGCGGCCGACGTTCGATCCGAACCAGTTTTCCGTGCGAGTCTCGAAGAGCTACTGGAACGAGATCATCAACAACCCGGACCATCCGCTGCTGGATAAGGCGATTCAGGCGCAGTTGGCTCCGGGATCGACGTTCAAGATCATCATGTCGTATGCAGGACTGCAGGAGAATGCGGCACAGGACATGCATGTGATGTGCAGCGGCGGGGCATCTTTCTACGGACACTTCTTTGCCTGCGATAAACGTCACGGCATGGTGGATATCGAGCATGCGATTCCGTGGTCGTGCGATACGTTCTACTACACGCTCGCGAACAAGTTGGGGATCGATACGATTTCGAAGTATGCGACCGACCTTGGTCTCTCGCAGCGGACCGGAGTTGACCTGCCGGATGAGGTTACGGGCACGATGCCTTCGACGGCGTGGAAGATGAAAAACTTCCATGAGAAGTGGTATGCCGGCGAGGTGATCTCGGTGGGGATCGGGCAGGGCGCGGTGGCGGTGACTCCGATCCAACTGGCGCGGGCGATCGGGGGGATTGCTTCGGGAGGCGCTCTGCGCAGGCCGCATCTGGTGTTTCCGGATGAGGTGCCGGCTGAGGAGCTTCAGGCGGTTCACGAGACGTTTCCGGGGTCGGGCGATAAGACGGTTCAGCTCTCGACGGCAAACTGGCAGTTGATCACCGATGCCATGGCTCAGACGACGATCAGCGGGACGGCGGCCCCGGCGCATCTGGAAGGTATCGACTTTGCGGGAAAGACCGGCACGGCGCAGGTTGTGAGCCACAGCGCAGGCATGACCAGCCTGGGAACTGGAAAAGAGCGCGCCAACGCATGGTTCGTCGGTATGGCGCCGCGGCGAAACCCAGACATTGTCGTTGCGGTGCTGTGGGAGCACGGCGGATGGGGGGCCGGCTCCGCGCCCGTCGCCGCGCAGGTGATCAATGCGTTCGTAGAAAAGCAGCGGAAGCGGGCGAACAATCTGCGGATCGCGGAGACTCCCACGGTAACGCAGACGGCAACGGCAGAGCCGACGCCTGCACCTCAAAAGGACACCACGAACTAA
- the rodA gene encoding rod shape-determining protein RodA, whose protein sequence is MQRLSSYRDFDWVLLAFVMVLSVISVLEIKSATLHTKFHGFDQKQIEFLAAGLVLMFLISMIDYHRLLDIVPWAYGISILSLLVVKVAGQKVLGARRWINLGGGVHFQPSEWVKLVLIIAVARYFWNLSGKELTWVDIGKAFALVGIPMVLVLTQPDLGTALTYFPVMVCGLFLGGIRLRQVGIILLALALVGGLAWKSGKRLKPYQQARINAFIDPDSDPKGSGYQIRQSLIAVGSGGIWGKGANKGTQTQGDFLPIPYTDFIFAAFCEEHGFVGALGVLLLYFLILMRLIQNAQTASDLPGAYIVMGIVAVIIFQIAVNVGMVVGLMPVTGIPLPLMSYGGSSIFFTFLAFGIVMNIRMRRFVN, encoded by the coding sequence ATGCAGCGTCTCTCCTCCTACCGCGATTTTGACTGGGTTCTACTCGCCTTTGTGATGGTGTTGTCGGTCATCAGCGTGCTTGAGATCAAGTCGGCGACATTGCATACGAAGTTCCATGGGTTCGATCAGAAGCAGATCGAGTTTCTGGCCGCCGGCCTTGTGCTGATGTTTCTGATCTCCATGATCGACTACCATCGACTGCTGGATATTGTGCCGTGGGCGTACGGAATCAGCATTCTTTCTCTGCTGGTGGTAAAAGTCGCCGGGCAGAAGGTCCTTGGCGCGAGACGGTGGATCAACCTGGGCGGCGGCGTTCACTTTCAGCCGTCGGAGTGGGTGAAGTTGGTGCTGATCATCGCGGTGGCGCGGTACTTCTGGAACCTGAGCGGCAAGGAGCTGACGTGGGTCGATATCGGGAAGGCGTTTGCCCTGGTGGGAATCCCGATGGTGCTGGTGCTTACCCAGCCGGACCTTGGTACAGCCCTGACGTATTTCCCAGTGATGGTCTGCGGGCTGTTTCTGGGTGGGATTCGTCTGCGTCAGGTCGGAATCATTCTTCTGGCGCTCGCGCTGGTGGGCGGGCTTGCGTGGAAGAGCGGCAAGCGGCTGAAGCCCTACCAGCAGGCGCGCATCAATGCGTTCATCGATCCCGACTCCGACCCGAAAGGTTCCGGCTACCAGATACGGCAGTCACTGATTGCTGTGGGCTCCGGGGGGATCTGGGGCAAGGGAGCGAATAAAGGCACGCAGACGCAGGGCGACTTTCTGCCCATCCCCTACACGGACTTCATCTTTGCGGCCTTCTGCGAGGAGCATGGTTTTGTTGGCGCGCTTGGAGTGCTGCTGCTGTACTTTTTGATCCTGATGCGGCTAATCCAGAATGCGCAGACGGCCTCGGACCTGCCAGGGGCATATATCGTGATGGGGATCGTGGCGGTGATCATCTTCCAGATTGCGGTCAACGTGGGGATGGTCGTTGGGTTGATGCCGGTGACTGGAATTCCGCTTCCGCTGATGAGCTATGGGGGATCGTCGATCTTCTTTACTTTCCTGGCTTTCGGGATCGTGATGAACATCCGGATGAGACGGTTTGTGAACTAG